The nucleotide window GATTCGAAGGGTACACCTGTGAACCACGAGCCACCAAGAAAGCCTgacaccacactctaacccaagaccttaaggctcaggtttatggatcttctcctcacttatatggtgttcaACCTTTCCACTTCGACTCGATatgggacttcacctcacactaatcCAACAGTGtttagttttgattttgataaaattaatatcaataaaattgattttaaatatatgtatttttataaactccaaaataaataagaattaaatttagCAGCAGCAGTTTGAAAGCAGTAGTATGATGAAATTTTCTGCTTGATTACCTGGAACCGCAGAAACGTCGATTTTATTACTTGCCGCAATAGGTGTTCGAACAATAGAGGACAACCTTAACTTATCCATCATATGCCATCATGTGAAGTGTTTACATGAAATAATAATTCTCCTTAtataacttaaaataattattttgaataacaaaaaattcagaaaaaaagtACTGACCGTCACTATAATTATACTGTAATCtaattataattcattttatatataattttattaatttttatactaaatattttaaaaaattatattaataataatttatgattgaactataatataaaaatattttataattcaacatttttaggaataaaagtaaattaagtaattaattggCATTGAGGTGGCGAGAACATGGCAATtactagaattaaaataataatgagaagaaagaaagaaacaaagaaagaagcGAAGTGGAGTGTGTGAGTGTCAGAGACAGATTAATAATGAGTTCAGAAATCAGAGAGATATTATAGAGAGCAACTCCAACTACAAATCAAAAGTCAAAAGGGGCCACGCATTATGCGATTCCCAACACCACACGGACCAATCTCCACTCATATTCGCCTCACCTCCCTGTGACGTTATCATTCTCCCTGCCCGCACTGCCCGATCCTGCCCGTCCTACTCAACCCAAGTAgcgcacccccccccccctctctctctccaaaaaacCTCTTCGCATCGCACGCATTTCCCTTCTCGCAAGATCGTAAGGCGGCTAAGAAATTTCGCTTTTCATCGCCGCGTTCCGATTCGCGTTCGATTTCGGGCCCTGATAGAGCTTCCGAATTTTAATTGTTGCTATTTTTGGCGGAGGATGTTTTCGCGTTAGGGTTTTCGGATGCAGATCTAGGGTTTCGCGGAGGTCGAAACGGTGCGTTTTGAGGTTCGTGGTTGGGGAATTGATGGTAGTCGTTGGGTTTGAAGGTGGGATCGAGGTGTGGAGAGGAAAAGGAGGACTCGGCACATGTGGAAATCCCCCACGCGTGCCCACTCTAGTGTAACcgttgatttttcttcttcttcttcttcttcttcttcttcttcttcttcttcgttgaaGTCTTCAGTTGATTGGTTTTATAAGGTATTCCTCCATGCTCTTTTGTTTTTATGGAACAATTTTTGGAATTGAGCTTGATTTATTGAGGTGATTTGTGTCAATGGGGGAAATGAATCCTTCGAATTTATTCTTGTGTTGCCATAGATTGAACTATGCCGGTAGGATGTgtagttttgagagatttttctCTCTGGGAGTGTTAAATCACCTGGTTGAATGCTCATCGAGTTAAGATTACTTTTAGAAATTTCACACCATATTACTATTCCATTCTCCAACTAATAAGGttgtataaatgatttttttctgaCTTGTTTTTACTATGGTTTTGAGGTTGGGTTGCTATTTTGGTTGCGTTGTTCTGTAATCTCTATctgcattaaaataaattcttgtTACTTATGGTAGGCTTtgataattaagaagaaaatcTACCTGGAATTATAAACTTGATTTCTTTCCTGTGGTTGTTTATTTtgctatattttacttttttagtgCTTCATTAAGTGGATAGTATGAACgattgagttaaaaaaaaacatttatcactCTCTTCCGAGTTCCGACTTTTGACAATGCTGGAGAGTTCAAAttcttgtctttttttcttttttaataattctcTAAATCTAAGTATTGGTTTTctctttcttagttatgattttttcttctttggcaaacttttttttattacatgtcaaaagaaaaacatgtacTTATGATAGATAATATGCTTTCAGAGGGATAAAGTGGATTTCTTGTTCTTTTAGTAAACTTCTATTTATGTAtgtccaaagaaaaatgtctacTTATGATGGATGATTGATTTAAGAGGGCTAAACTGTTTAATACTTGTTGAAAATGCTTTTTTTCATAACGATAATCTATCGTTGAAGGAAATTTgagcttttcaaatttaattataagaaatggCAGAGAACTTAAATGTGGtctttaaatatattgttaaaatCATTAATGGCTTGCTgaagattttatttcttttcaaatcatAGGATGGTCGCAAAATTATTGCTGGTGACTGTGCTCTCTTCAAACCACCTAAAGACCGCCCACCTTTCATTGGAATAAGTCATCGTGTGACAGTTGGTAAAGAGAATAAGTGGAAGTGAAGTGTTAATTGGCTTTAACGACCCATTGAAGTAAGACTTGTCAAGGATTTGCTGTTGGAGAGTGCTCCAAACAAAATTTTCTACTCTTTTCACTAGGAGGAGATTCCTGCTACGTCACTGCTTCATCCTTGTAAAGTTGTGTTTCTTCCAAAAGGTGTCGAGCTTCAATCAGGGATTTCTTCATTTATATGCAGGAGGGTTTATGATGTTCTGAACAGGTGTTTATGTTGGCTAAGTGATCAAGATTATATTGATGTAAGTTTATAATGTCTTATGTTGTTGTGTATGTCTCTTTGATTCTCTAATTTTGGTGCTTACCTTTCCCCCCGTTTTTGTTGTCCACAACATCCCAGGATTGTCAAGAAGAAGTAGATAAGCTAGTACATAGGACTTGTGTAGAAATGCAGCCAGGCGGTCGATCTCCTAAGCCAGTGAGCAGTCCAACATCAACATCACAGTTAAAATCTGGTTCAGATAGTGTCCAAAACAgtgtttcttccttttcttctcaTGTTAAGGGTAGGAAAAGGGAGAGGGTAGATCAAGGGCAAGAATCTGTAAAGCGAGACCGTTCAACCAAAAATGATGATGGGGATTCTGGTAATTTTAAGGCGGATAGCATTTTGAAGACAGAGATTGCCAAAGTAACAGAAAAGGGGGGTCTTATTGATCCTGAAGGGGTTGAGAAATTAGTGCAGCTGATGGTTCCTGATGGAAATGAGAAAAAGATTGATTTAGCTAGCCGGTCAATGCTTGCAGCTGTAATTGCAGCAACCGAGAAATTTGATTGCCTTAGTCGGTTTGTGCAACTAAAGGGTTTGCCTGTATTTGATGAATGGCTCCAAGAGGCACATAAAGGGAAGCTTGGTGAGGGTATTGGGTCTAGGGATGGTGATAAATCTGTTGAtgactttctttttgtattACTCCGAGCACTAGATAAGCTTCCAGTAAACCTTCAGGCTCTACAAGCTTGTAACATTGGTAAATCTGTGAATCATTTGCGAACTCATAAAAACTTGGAAATTCAGAAGAAAGCCAGGGGTTTAGTTGACACATGGAAAAAACGTGTTGAAGCTGAAATGATTATAAATGATGCTAGGTCTTGTTCAGTTCAGACTGTCCCCTGGCCAGCCAGACAACGACTTTCTGAAGTTGCTCAAGGTGGGAATAAACATTCAAGTGGGTCAGCTGATGTTGCCATGAAGAGCTCAGTTACACAGCTTTCTGCATCCAAAACTGCCTCTCCGAAGATTGCCCCAGGAGAGAATACTACAAGATCTACATCTGCATCTCCAGGGTCTACGAAATCAGTGCCTTCACCTGCACCCGCAACCGCAAACTTGAAAGATGGACAGCCCCATGCTGCAGCTGTTAGTGGTTCATCTGATCTTCCTGTGGCAAATGCAAGGGATGAGAAAAGTAGCAGTTCTAGTCCATCTCATAACAGTCAATCTTATTCAAGTGACCATGCCAAAGCTGGGGGTTTCTCAGGAAAGGAGGATGCCAGGAGCTCTACTGCAATGAGTGTGAATAAGGTATCAGGAGGCTCTTCACGGCACCGAAGATCTATGAATGGATTTCCGGGTTCAACTCCATCTAGAAGGCAAAGGGAAACTGGATCGAGCAGAAATTCCTCACACAAGAATTTAATTTCAGAGAAAATATCTCAATCTGGATTAAGGGAAAAAGCAAATGATGGAACTCTTCTTGAGGGGCATACTCCGAAGCTGATTGTTAAGATCCCAAACCGAGGTCGAAGTCCTGCACAAAGTGCCACGGCAGGTTCTTCTGATGATCCTTCAATCATGAACAGTCGAGCTTCATCTCCTGCTCTTTCAGAGAAGCATGATCAGTTTGATCGCTGCTCAAAGGAAAAGAGTGATTTTTATCGAGCTAATATTGGTGCAGACATTAATACAGAATCGTGGCAGAGTAACGATTTCAAAGATGTATTGACTGGTTCTGATGAGGGTGATGGATCACCAGCAGCCATTACTGATGAACAGTGTAGGACTGGTGAGGATTGTAAGAAAGTATCAGATGTATCTAAGACAACTTCTTCATCACCTGGGAGTGAGAGTAAAGCCAGGAATTTGCAGGATGCTTCATACAGCTCCATCAATGCTCTTATTGAAGGTGTTAAGTACACTGAAGCTGATGATGTTGGAATGAATCTTCTTGCTCGTGTGGCTGCTGGAGAGATCTCAAAATCTGAATCGGGAATGCCAGCTGGATCCCCTAAAAAAAACACCACTACAATTGAACAGTCATATGCAGGTAATGCTGCAGTAGTCAAGTCCTCTGAAGAGTATCTTGTTCAGGATAAGTGCTACTCTAATGCTGAACATATGAAGCAGGATTCTAGATCTGGTGATTTTGGGACAGATGATGATATTCGGGCATTTGAAGGGAAAGCTACAGGAGAACACAATCCATCTAGTATGGATTTACAGGTTACTGAAACTAGTTTAGAAAGCAAAGgaaaattaattgtaaaatcATCTGGTACATCTGCTGGCATTCCTGAAAGCACCTTCCAAGAAGTCAGAGATATTGACTCTAGCAAACTGGTAAAGGAAAAGAAGGTTGTTGTGAGAGTGGATGCTGTCAATAATGTTGATGAGGTCAATGTTGTTGCAAGAGAAGGTGAAACAGAGGCAATTGAAAAATTGTCACACACCTGTGAAGAAGTTGATGTCAAGTGTGATAACCATGCTTCTGAAGGACTAAGCTGTGACAAAGAGACAGCTGGCAAGTCTCCTGCCACTTGTGTGCCCTCTGACTCTGTAAAAGCGACAGATGAGAATGCGCTCCAATCATCTGGTTACATTGTTGATAAGGTTCCTGAATACCTAAATGAAAGGGAAtctgaaaaaaatgatgatatgGCTGCTCAGGATCATGCTAAGCAGTCTTTGAAGCAAAAAAATGAGTCTGAAAATGATGCTATTATGGTGCCCGAGAACAGAGGTTTATGTTCAGGTGCAACTGGTCTTGATGCTGAATATGTGGAAGAGAATTCAGGTACAAAAGAGGTTTGTGACCAAGATGCAGGAGCAGGACAGATACTGCACACAGATTTACCTAGCTTTCCTTCACGAGAAATGGATCAGCATTCAGGTCAAAGGGATTCAAAATTGGCTGCCATGGAATCAGAGGAAGCAGAGGAATGCACCTCTACCACTGGAGATGCCTCTTCTGCATCTGTTGCTGGTGTCTCAGAAGTGGACACAAAAgttgaatttgatttaaatgAAAGGCTCAATGCAGATGACGGGAAATGTAGTGAGATACCTGGGTCTACACCTGCTGCAAGATTGGTCAGTCCtgttccattttctgcttcatcCATGTCTTTTGGTATTCTCTCGATCACAGTGGCTGCTGCTGCTGCAGCAAAGGGCCCCTTTGTGCCACATGAAGATTTATTGAAAAGTAAAAAGGAGCTTGGTTGGAAGGGATCCGCTGCTACTAGTGCATTTCGGCCGGCTGAGCCCAGGAAAGTTATGGAAATTCCTCTTGATATGTCTACTACCCCTATTCCTAATGATGAAGCTAGAAAGCAGAGTCGGGTACCATTGGATTTTGACTTGAATGTTTCCGATGAAATAATACTTGATGATCTTTCTTCTCAGAACTGTGCTCGTCAGACTGATTGTGTAACTCGTTCAGATGATGGGCATGATCCAAATAAATCAATGGCCTCACATGTTCGTTGTTCAGGAGGACTAGGTCTTGacttgaacctagtggatggaGCTTCTGACGTGGGCAATTGCACCTTAAGCAGTAGTCATAAAATGGATGTACCACTTACGCAGTTTAAATCAGCCGCCAGTGGTCCTCCAAATGGAAAGATGAGTGTCCTTAGGGATTTTGATCTGAATGATGGACCTATAGTTGATGAAGTCACCACTGAACATTTGATGTCCACACGATCTGCCAGGAATAGTGTACCATCTCAACCTCCTATTTCTGGACTTAGGATGAGTAATGCAGAAGTAGGCAACGTCTCTTCATGGTTTCCTTCCACTGGGAACACCTATTCAGCCGTAACAATATCTTCAATTATGTCTGATAGAGGTGATAAGCCATTTTCAATTGTTGCCCCTAATGTGTCAGAAAGGGTGTTGGGTCCTGCAACTGGCAGCAACCCATTTGGACCTGATATTTATAGGGGGGCAGTTTTGTCATCTTCTCCCGCAGTGCCATATCAATCTGCACCATTTCAGTATCCTGTCTTCCCTTTCAATTCCAGCTTTCCTCTTCCATCAGCATCATTTTCTGGTGGATCAACTCCTTATGTAGATACAACTTCAGGAGGGAGGCTTTGCTTCCCTGTAGTAAATTCACAGCTTATAGGTTCTGTTGGTAATGTTTCAGCCCATTACCCCAGGCCTTACGTTGTTAGTTTCCCAGATGGTAGCAATAGTAGTGGTGCTGAGAACAGTAGGAAAAGGGCAAGGCAGGGTTTAGATCTTAATGCTGGACCTGGTTCAGACTTAGAGGGGAGAGATGAGAGCTCACCTCTTGTACCACGGCAACTTTCTGTTGCTAGTTCACAGGCCCAACTTGAAGAGCAAGCAAGGATGTTTCACTTAAGCAGTGATGTTCTTAAAAGGAAGGAACCCGATGGGGGGTGGGATGGCTACAAGCAATCATCATGGCAGTACCATAATTTGTAATCTTAGAATCTAATGACCCACAGATGCCTGTAAGTTTTTAGTTTTGTAAATTCAACTGTTGTTTGTAACATGTAGGTGCCCGAGAGGAggatatttcaaaatatatactgTATTGTGCTGATGTAATACAGAGGAGGGGGGAGAATTTTTTCAtaaagcaatttttttattttatatttaatgatatagGAATAAGTGCTATTGCAGTTGCCCTGTGAGTTTTATGTCCGTTCTCCACTGAGAGCATTGAGAGCATTTGAGTTTTATAATCCTGTATCTTTGAGAgcatttaattcttcttgcctGGTTTTTTCACTGCATCGTTCCTTTTTAACCAAGTATGTGGTGCTTCGCAATTAAATGTTCTGATGCCATTTAGTTTGTATACTCGATGTTTTATCTTCGGGTAATTTGAGGAGCCAGTGGTCTTCATCTAAATTGCGAGCTTTGGGAGACTTGGGCGTTAAGTGAGCACCTGATTATGTATATAGACTCTGAACCTGATCTTGTTTATCAATGTATCTTAGAAACCTTGCTTTGGAGAGCACCTGTTTGCTCATTTCAGTAGTTTCTACTTTCTAGGTCAGTTTTCCACCTGTAAATATCTTGAGGGCTTGCCTTCAGTTAGGGCGGATAGTGGTCTCTTGTATCGTTTCTTTTTAGGTTGTGTTTGGTTTAGAGTGGGAAGGAAGAAATAGGAGAGAAATTGTGTACTTTTCACAGGGGATCCACACTTTTTAGATTGTACTTCAAttcaaaaaaattcttttattttcatcttctaatccaaacacactcttagcgAACCAAAATCATTACTTTGTCGGCCCTTCTAAGTGGATCGTAGAACTGCTCTAAATAAATATACCTTTTTATATGTTCTGGTACTAAATATCCcttctt belongs to Glycine soja cultivar W05 chromosome 5, ASM419377v2, whole genome shotgun sequence and includes:
- the LOC114411938 gene encoding uncharacterized protein LOC114411938, which codes for MQPGGRSPKPVSSPTSTSQLKSGSDSVQNSVSSFSSHVKGRKRERVDQGQESVKRDRSTKNDDGDSGNFKADSILKTEIAKVTEKGGLIDPEGVEKLVQLMVPDGNEKKIDLASRSMLAAVIAATEKFDCLSRFVQLKGLPVFDEWLQEAHKGKLGEGIGSRDGDKSVDDFLFVLLRALDKLPVNLQALQACNIGKSVNHLRTHKNLEIQKKARGLVDTWKKRVEAEMIINDARSCSVQTVPWPARQRLSEVAQGGNKHSSGSADVAMKSSVTQLSASKTASPKIAPGENTTRSTSASPGSTKSVPSPAPATANLKDGQPHAAAVSGSSDLPVANARDEKSSSSSPSHNSQSYSSDHAKAGGFSGKEDARSSTAMSVNKVSGGSSRHRRSMNGFPGSTPSRRQRETGSSRNSSHKNLISEKISQSGLREKANDGTLLEGHTPKLIVKIPNRGRSPAQSATAGSSDDPSIMNSRASSPALSEKHDQFDRCSKEKSDFYRANIGADINTESWQSNDFKDVLTGSDEGDGSPAAITDEQCRTGEDCKKVSDVSKTTSSSPGSESKARNLQDASYSSINALIEGVKYTEADDVGMNLLARVAAGEISKSESGMPAGSPKKNTTTIEQSYAGNAAVVKSSEEYLVQDKCYSNAEHMKQDSRSGDFGTDDDIRAFEGKATGEHNPSSMDLQVTETSLESKGKLIVKSSGTSAGIPESTFQEVRDIDSSKLVKEKKVVVRVDAVNNVDEVNVVAREGETEAIEKLSHTCEEVDVKCDNHASEGLSCDKETAGKSPATCVPSDSVKATDENALQSSGYIVDKVPEYLNERESEKNDDMAAQDHAKQSLKQKNESENDAIMVPENRGLCSGATGLDAEYVEENSGTKEVCDQDAGAGQILHTDLPSFPSREMDQHSGQRDSKLAAMESEEAEECTSTTGDASSASVAGVSEVDTKVEFDLNERLNADDGKCSEIPGSTPAARLVSPVPFSASSMSFGILSITVAAAAAAKGPFVPHEDLLKSKKELGWKGSAATSAFRPAEPRKVMEIPLDMSTTPIPNDEARKQSRVPLDFDLNVSDEIILDDLSSQNCARQTDCVTRSDDGHDPNKSMASHVRCSGGLGLDLNLVDGASDVGNCTLSSSHKMDVPLTQFKSAASGPPNGKMSVLRDFDLNDGPIVDEVTTEHLMSTRSARNSVPSQPPISGLRMSNAEVGNVSSWFPSTGNTYSAVTISSIMSDRGDKPFSIVAPNVSERVLGPATGSNPFGPDIYRGAVLSSSPAVPYQSAPFQYPVFPFNSSFPLPSASFSGGSTPYVDTTSGGRLCFPVVNSQLIGSVGNVSAHYPRPYVVSFPDGSNSSGAENSRKRARQGLDLNAGPGSDLEGRDESSPLVPRQLSVASSQAQLEEQARMFHLSSDVLKRKEPDGGWDGYKQSSWQYHNL